Part of the Deltaproteobacteria bacterium genome is shown below.
TAGAAGTTAGGGCATGCATTAGACGGCATCCTTCAAGCATATCATTGACAATATGAGGCAATTCTTCAGCTAACTCGGTTAATTGTTGGTTATTATCTTTTGAGAGTTCACTAGCATGATTTTTTAATAAATTTTCTAAAGCAGGTACTGCAGGGATAAGCTGACTTAATCGCTCAGAATTAGTCATTAAATAAGATAATGGTTGAGTTAAATCATGAATAACAGTTGCAGCTATACTGCCAAGAGTGACCAATCTTTCTGTTTGAATTAGACGTAAATGTAAAGTTGAATTTTCTCGACCTAAATGAAAAGCTTCAAGACACCAAGTTAGTACTTGTTCAAAATCTGCAGTATCCCAAGGTTTGATTATGTAACGAACCACCAAACCATCATTAACAGCGCGCAGAATTGGATCGAGATCGCTGTATGCTGTAACTGCAATACGTATAATATCTGGATAGAGATCTTTCACTCGATGTAATAATTCATTACCGGACATATCTGGCATTCGTTGATCTGATATTATTACAGCGACATTATTATTGGTTAGAAATTCTAAAGCTTCTTTTGCAGAAGCAACCGTAGTAATTTTAAAACGTCGGCCAAAGCATTGCTCGAAGACGATACGGTTCGTGCGCTCATCGTCGACATAGAGGATCAAGCCATCAGGAACCGTCATTTTTATTTCTCCTTACCCCTAATTCGTATACTTTACACTTATACTCTATACCTTATCCTAACTAATACTTCACTTTACAATAATAACTAGATGTTATTCTTGAAATTAAATTTTGTGGATAAGGCTTTTTTAAGTAGTAATCTACGTTTAAGATTATGTAGTTGCAGATTGGCGTACCTTATCTGTTTCATTATTGAACGTAATTTTAAAAAACACT
Proteins encoded:
- a CDS encoding hybrid sensor histidine kinase/response regulator → MTVPDGLILYVDDERTNRIVFEQCFGRRFKITTVASAKEALEFLTNNNVAVIISDQRMPDMSGNELLHRVKDLYPDIIRIAVTAYSDLDPILRAVNDGLVVRYIIKPWDTADFEQVLTWCLEAFHLGRENSTLHLRLIQTERLVTLGSIAATVIHDLTQPLSYLMTNSERLSQLIPAVPALENLLKNHASELSKDNNQQLTELAEELPHIVNDMLEGCRLMHALTSSMRKLSRPANALEPTQCDPLPVIRYAISVCRNLALSVRGTISYNGAATLPKVAIGSTELSQALINVIANAAQSLGRLNTPGGNVTVRVTDTKNALDIIVEDTGPGMTSEILERVGTPFFSTRQDGTGLGVAQCRRMVERVGGNVSIESTVGTGTIVQISLPKFM